One Solanum pennellii chromosome 9, SPENNV200 DNA segment encodes these proteins:
- the LOC107029970 gene encoding protein LURP-one-related 10-like isoform X1: MAESSYATMANDPVAIIGSEYCTPNEVDVVISRKVKTLRYGDFVVSDMNGNFMFKVKGTTFGWHDKRVILDAADNPLITLKQKILTEHSRWNAFKGESTDEKDFLFTIKTTSIFQWKTKLAVFLANNNSKEKNCDYLIKGNWSDRSCVIYAGDSSTIVAQMHKKITAKSLLIGKDNFIVTMYPNIDQAFIVSLIVILDAINAADAAAIGAAAGVGAGIGVGF, encoded by the exons ATGGCAGAATCAAGTTATGCAACTATGGCTAATGATCCAGTCGCTATAATTGGATCCGAATATTGCACGCCGAACGAGGTTGATGTTGTTATATCTAGGAAGGTGAAGACACTTAGATATGGAGATTTTGTTGTTTCAGATATGAATGGAAACTTCATGTTCAAAGTTAAAGGCACAACTTTTGGATGGCATGATAAGAGAGTTATTCTTGATGCTGCTGATAATCCCCTCATCACTCTCAAACAAAAg aTATTGACTGAGCATTCGAGATGGAATGCATTTAAAGGAGAAAGCACAGATGAGAAAGACTTTTTATTTACAATAAAGACAACATCCATATTTCAATGGAAGACTAAATTGGCTGTTTTCTTAGCAAATAACAATTCTAAGGAAAAGAATTGTGATTATTTGATTAAGGGAAATTGGTCTGATAGATCATGTGTAATATACGCAGGAGATTCTTCTACCATAGTTGCTCAG ATGCATAAGAAAATTACTGCCAAGAGTTTATTAATTggaaaagacaattttattGTGACAATGTATCCAAACATTGATCAAGCCTTCATCGTCTCATTAATAGTAATTCTTGATGCTATCAATGCTGCCGATGCTGCTGCCATCGGTGCTGCTGCCGGTGTAGGTGCCGGTATTGGTGTTGGTTTCTAG
- the LOC107029970 gene encoding protein LURP-one-related 15-like isoform X2, whose protein sequence is MAESSYATMANDPVAIIGSEYCTPNEVDVVISRKVKTLRYGDFVVSDMNGNFMFKVKGTTFGWHDKRVILDAADNPLITLKQKILTEHSRWNAFKGESTDEKDFLFTIKTTSIFQWKTKLAVFLANNNSKEKNCDYLIKGNWSDRSCVIYAGDSSTIVAQPLQVFLKILYQVAKTAQDV, encoded by the exons ATGGCAGAATCAAGTTATGCAACTATGGCTAATGATCCAGTCGCTATAATTGGATCCGAATATTGCACGCCGAACGAGGTTGATGTTGTTATATCTAGGAAGGTGAAGACACTTAGATATGGAGATTTTGTTGTTTCAGATATGAATGGAAACTTCATGTTCAAAGTTAAAGGCACAACTTTTGGATGGCATGATAAGAGAGTTATTCTTGATGCTGCTGATAATCCCCTCATCACTCTCAAACAAAAg aTATTGACTGAGCATTCGAGATGGAATGCATTTAAAGGAGAAAGCACAGATGAGAAAGACTTTTTATTTACAATAAAGACAACATCCATATTTCAATGGAAGACTAAATTGGCTGTTTTCTTAGCAAATAACAATTCTAAGGAAAAGAATTGTGATTATTTGATTAAGGGAAATTGGTCTGATAGATCATGTGTAATATACGCAGGAGATTCTTCTACCATAGTTGCTCAG CCTTTGCAAGTGTTCTTGAAAATtctttatcaagttgcaaaaactgctcaagatgtttag
- the LOC107029971 gene encoding copper transporter 6-like, with translation MDHDMPGMGGMSPPSPPQDHMMMSMGLTHMTFFWTKNAEILFSGWPGTRTGMYVLALIIVFVVSLFVEWLSNSNYLKDKMSNYNGLVKTFVHGLKIALAYLLMLAIMSFNVGVFIVVVAGHTLGYFLFVEALNVISDGEDIEVVGQLFTIVIVA, from the exons ATGGATCATGACATGCCAGGAATGGGAGGAATGTCACCACCATCACCACCACAAGATCACATGATGATGAGCATGGGGTTGACACACATGACATTTTTTTGGACtaaaaatgctgaaattttATTCTCAGGTTGGCCAGGAACGCGAACGGGCATGTATGTCCTAGCTTTGATCATTGTATTTGTGGTCTCCTTGTTTGTGGAATGGCTCTCTAACTCAAATTACTTGAAAGACAAGATGTCAAATTATAATGGTCTTGTTAAGACATTTGTGCATGGTCTAAAAATAGCTCTTGCTTATCTTCTTATGCTTGCTATTATGTCTTTTAATGTTGGTGTTTTTATAGTTGTTGTGGCTGGACATACTTTAGGTTATTTCCTTTTTG TCGAAGCTCTTAATGTAATATCTGATGGTGAAGACATCGAAGTTGTTGGTCAATTGTTCACAATCGTTATTGTTGCataa